A single genomic interval of Streptomyces sp. NBC_00663 harbors:
- a CDS encoding DUF3592 domain-containing protein, translating into MEWAGFLELWCALWGVVALVGFGMSLAGVTKAQRTVRLTGRIDQVREPRHGGSRKGGISVVVTYSDPATGQQATVTNDGERGEMITAAWEGREVGISHPRGRPHAYRFANRPEEPSRGLGWPTFALFLVYVGLVVLSAVHWAWPWALIGFGGPLALFAAAHLPATIRARNDHTAKLASMEHTEGRVVAVLRDVSVDQDDGHTYTTITPVVAFTTAEGTAVTAHCTSHLPDPAGAYGREVTVHYTRADPADFTLDRAAEHRSRNQDVTFNVLTLAVLAATGVAGVLLLF; encoded by the coding sequence GTGGAGTGGGCCGGGTTTCTGGAGCTGTGGTGCGCGCTGTGGGGTGTGGTGGCGCTGGTCGGGTTCGGGATGTCGCTGGCCGGGGTGACCAAGGCACAGCGGACGGTCCGGCTGACGGGGCGCATCGACCAGGTGCGCGAGCCCCGGCACGGCGGATCCCGCAAGGGCGGGATATCGGTGGTCGTCACCTACTCCGACCCGGCCACCGGGCAGCAGGCCACCGTGACGAACGACGGTGAACGCGGCGAGATGATCACCGCGGCGTGGGAGGGCCGGGAGGTCGGGATCAGCCACCCGCGCGGCAGACCTCACGCCTACCGGTTCGCCAACCGCCCCGAGGAGCCCAGCCGGGGACTGGGCTGGCCGACGTTCGCCCTCTTCCTGGTGTACGTCGGTCTGGTGGTCCTCTCCGCTGTCCACTGGGCATGGCCGTGGGCCCTGATCGGCTTCGGCGGCCCCTTGGCGCTCTTCGCCGCCGCACACCTGCCCGCGACGATCCGCGCAAGGAACGACCACACGGCCAAGCTGGCCTCGATGGAGCACACCGAGGGCCGCGTCGTCGCCGTCCTCAGGGACGTCAGCGTCGACCAGGACGACGGCCACACCTACACCACCATCACCCCGGTCGTGGCCTTCACCACCGCCGAGGGCACAGCCGTGACGGCCCACTGCACGTCCCATCTCCCCGACCCGGCCGGTGCGTACGGCCGGGAGGTCACCGTCCACTACACCCGCGCCGACCCGGCCGACTTCACACTCGACCGCGCCGCCGAACACCGCTCGCGGAATCAGGACGTGACGTTCAACGTCCTGACACTCGCGGTACTGGCGGCGACGGGCGTGGCAGGGGTGCTCCTTCTCTTCTGA
- a CDS encoding SDR family NAD(P)-dependent oxidoreductase: MTTIAIIGASPQLGLAIARTFGSRGFDVALVSRDRDKLGRLVDTLTAEGITAAAFPADVLDRDALTQALKDAAARFDGIDVLEYSPVGTLGSTSLTTPTQTEPGHVQHEMEFQLYGAIAATRAVLPAMREAGAGTLLFTTGAGSIDPVPQVGNVNAAAAALRNWVLNLHKELHGTGVQAAHVGIDVSIGVAAVPGFPTAQPEEIAPVYWDLHTTKRDQAELVFSG, translated from the coding sequence GTGACCACCATCGCCATCATCGGCGCCAGCCCTCAGCTGGGCCTCGCCATCGCGCGCACCTTCGGCTCCCGCGGCTTCGACGTCGCGCTCGTCTCCCGCGACCGCGACAAGCTCGGCCGGCTCGTCGACACCCTCACCGCCGAAGGCATCACGGCCGCCGCGTTCCCCGCGGACGTCCTCGACCGCGACGCGCTCACCCAGGCGCTCAAGGACGCCGCAGCGCGCTTCGACGGTATCGACGTCCTCGAGTACTCCCCCGTCGGGACGCTCGGCTCCACCTCCCTCACCACCCCGACCCAGACCGAACCCGGCCATGTGCAGCACGAGATGGAGTTCCAGCTCTACGGCGCGATCGCCGCCACCCGGGCGGTGCTGCCCGCCATGCGCGAGGCCGGCGCCGGCACTCTGCTGTTCACCACGGGCGCCGGGTCCATCGACCCCGTGCCGCAGGTCGGCAACGTCAACGCCGCGGCGGCCGCCCTGCGCAACTGGGTCCTCAACCTGCACAAGGAACTGCACGGCACCGGTGTCCAGGCCGCCCACGTCGGCATCGACGTGTCCATCGGCGTGGCGGCCGTCCCCGGCTTCCCCACCGCCCAGCCGGAGGAGATCGCCCCGGTCTACTGGGACCTGCACACCACCAAGCGGGACCAGGCCGAACTGGTCTTCAGCGGCTGA
- a CDS encoding cyclophilin-like fold protein produces the protein MRLTTRSSLARAVPAAVLLAVTACTDEAVPSRSSPSASSVSASSAFASPGTSAATAPASPSEDRDTTMDIRLTVDGHPIEATLNGSATARDFAALLPLTLAFSDFHETEKTADLPRRLSTSGAPEAAEAKPGDLAYYAPWGNLAVFYRGSGSSDAGLIILGHVNGDTERLATATEATIETSGR, from the coding sequence GTGCGCCTGACCACCCGTTCCAGCCTCGCCCGCGCCGTTCCCGCCGCCGTACTGCTCGCAGTGACCGCGTGCACCGACGAGGCGGTCCCGTCGCGGTCGTCACCCTCCGCGTCGTCCGTCTCCGCGTCGTCCGCCTTCGCGTCACCGGGAACGTCGGCGGCCACGGCACCAGCCTCACCGTCCGAAGACAGGGACACCACCATGGACATCCGGCTCACCGTCGACGGCCACCCGATCGAGGCCACTCTCAACGGCAGTGCCACGGCGCGCGACTTCGCCGCCCTGCTCCCGCTCACGCTGGCCTTCAGCGACTTCCACGAGACGGAGAAGACGGCTGACCTGCCGCGCCGGCTGTCCACCTCCGGCGCCCCGGAGGCCGCCGAAGCGAAACCCGGTGACCTGGCGTACTACGCGCCCTGGGGCAACCTCGCCGTCTTCTACCGCGGCAGCGGCTCCAGTGACGCCGGCCTGATCATCCTCGGCCACGTGAACGGCGACACCGAACGCCTGGCCACCGCCACCGAGGCCACCATCGAGACAAGTGGTCGATAG
- a CDS encoding family 78 glycoside hydrolase catalytic domain gives MAGTTGATPAGAAPWRPVEGGEVYGLTVEHRTDPLGTDAAHPRFGWRMRSAGRGRSQGAYEILVASSPGKLSGDRADVWSSGRVPSADSVAVRYQGKPLRAATRYHWTVNVWDSEGRWTGSGPVAWFETGLMSTDGVTGWDDAEWIGMKGKRPHSPGAPMLRTQARLKGRVRAARLYVSALGVYDAYVSGHRVTVPQDGGTTLELLPSGWTNYDVRANYLTYDVTHLVAREPVVTLAAVLGNGWYNGRISEGSTYWSENGNALALKAKLLIRYADGTTESVVTRPDGTWKATDTGPWRADDIYDGETYDAREELPGWTSSGYDDSAWSDTERVPYTTKYPDAQLLAYPAESARLMDRWDRRPQSITVYTGVTGEGRGRVVVDPDRTVTDPLRAASAPVVIGAGDTAVFDLGQNMVGVPRYSVRGPAGAQVAFRFGEMLNDDSAGADGPEGSVYRANLRSAKATSTYVLKGDRGGETHQDSLTFYGFRYASVTATETVTITRLTGKVATSAVHETGTVSTDDPDTNQLISNIRWGQRGNYLWVPTDCPQRDERLGWTGDTQVFATTGLYNADAAPFLAHFQDTVVDSATLYGMDKAQFTGVAPGGRYNWPGGGSGWADCGVVLPWTLWQMTGDPQVIERTWPAMTRYLDWIRQQTGDTYAGQGSLTGDWLAPQQTSAQLMSDVYYGYTAHLMARMARAIDRPTEAAAYEELFAAIKRAFIAKYLSTEDGTATVRSSLGEASPIEPGADPDQRTEDNTQSALLWVLKLGFYDTEAQRRSLVGHLADNIGNDAAYKAAHPDSSRVKYAENTLSVGFLGVNILAPVLSDEGRTDLAYQLLHQDAMPSWLYSVRNGATTVWERWNSYSRDDGFGPVSMNSFNHYAYGAVMEWMYAYMAGIARDPDHPGFKHFVLQPHLDPTGRITQVSAAYESPYGRIKSEWTLDEGGAALSYDVQVPANSEATLRLPAASADAVREARTPLAQVTGVRFLGHADGVASYRLPSGSYRLTSRLR, from the coding sequence ATGGCCGGCACGACGGGCGCGACGCCCGCCGGGGCCGCGCCGTGGCGCCCCGTGGAGGGCGGCGAAGTGTACGGACTGACCGTGGAACACCGCACCGACCCGCTCGGCACGGACGCCGCACACCCCCGCTTCGGCTGGCGCATGCGGTCCGCCGGACGCGGGCGGAGCCAGGGCGCCTACGAGATCCTCGTGGCGAGCTCGCCGGGCAAGCTGTCCGGTGACCGCGCCGACGTCTGGAGCAGCGGGCGCGTCCCGTCCGCCGACTCGGTGGCCGTGCGCTACCAGGGGAAGCCGTTGCGGGCCGCCACCCGCTACCACTGGACCGTCAACGTCTGGGACTCCGAGGGCCGTTGGACCGGCAGCGGCCCCGTGGCCTGGTTCGAGACGGGCCTGATGAGCACCGACGGCGTCACCGGCTGGGACGACGCCGAGTGGATCGGGATGAAGGGCAAGAGGCCCCACTCGCCCGGCGCTCCGATGCTGCGCACGCAGGCCCGCCTCAAGGGCCGGGTCCGTGCGGCGCGGCTGTACGTCTCCGCCCTCGGCGTCTACGACGCCTACGTCAGCGGACACCGGGTGACTGTCCCCCAGGACGGCGGCACCACCCTCGAACTGCTGCCGTCCGGCTGGACGAACTACGACGTCCGCGCCAACTACCTCACCTACGACGTCACCCACCTCGTCGCCCGGGAACCCGTCGTCACCCTGGCGGCCGTCCTCGGCAACGGCTGGTACAACGGCCGCATATCCGAGGGCAGTACGTACTGGTCCGAGAACGGCAACGCCCTCGCCCTGAAGGCCAAACTGCTGATCCGCTACGCCGACGGCACCACCGAGTCCGTCGTCACCCGGCCGGATGGCACCTGGAAGGCCACCGACACCGGCCCCTGGCGCGCCGACGACATCTACGACGGCGAGACCTACGACGCCCGCGAGGAACTGCCGGGCTGGACGTCCTCCGGCTACGACGACTCCGCATGGTCCGACACCGAACGCGTCCCCTATACGACCAAGTACCCGGACGCCCAACTCCTCGCCTACCCGGCCGAGTCCGCCCGGCTGATGGACCGGTGGGACCGCCGCCCACAGTCGATCACCGTGTACACGGGCGTGACCGGTGAGGGCCGGGGCCGCGTGGTCGTCGATCCCGACCGGACGGTGACCGACCCGCTCAGGGCGGCCTCCGCCCCTGTCGTGATCGGCGCGGGCGACACCGCGGTCTTCGACCTGGGCCAGAACATGGTCGGCGTACCCCGCTACAGCGTGCGCGGCCCCGCCGGTGCCCAAGTCGCCTTCCGGTTCGGGGAGATGCTCAACGATGACAGCGCCGGTGCGGACGGCCCCGAGGGCTCCGTCTACCGGGCCAACCTCCGCAGCGCCAAGGCCACCAGCACCTACGTCCTCAAGGGCGACCGGGGCGGCGAGACCCACCAGGACTCGCTCACCTTCTACGGCTTCCGCTACGCGTCCGTCACCGCGACCGAGACGGTCACGATCACCCGTCTGACAGGCAAGGTCGCCACCTCCGCGGTGCACGAGACGGGGACGGTCAGCACCGACGACCCGGACACCAACCAACTGATCAGCAACATCCGTTGGGGCCAGCGCGGCAACTATCTGTGGGTGCCCACCGACTGCCCCCAGCGCGACGAGCGCCTCGGCTGGACCGGCGACACCCAGGTCTTCGCCACCACCGGTCTCTACAACGCGGACGCCGCCCCCTTCCTCGCCCATTTCCAGGACACGGTCGTCGACTCCGCGACGCTCTACGGCATGGACAAGGCCCAGTTCACCGGAGTCGCCCCCGGCGGACGCTACAACTGGCCCGGCGGCGGCAGCGGTTGGGCCGACTGCGGAGTCGTGCTGCCCTGGACCCTGTGGCAGATGACGGGCGATCCTCAGGTCATCGAGCGCACCTGGCCCGCGATGACCCGCTACCTCGACTGGATCCGGCAGCAGACCGGCGACACCTACGCCGGCCAGGGCTCCCTCACCGGCGACTGGCTCGCTCCGCAGCAGACCAGCGCCCAGCTGATGAGCGACGTCTACTACGGCTACACCGCCCACCTGATGGCCCGGATGGCCCGCGCCATCGACCGCCCGACGGAGGCGGCCGCCTACGAGGAGCTCTTCGCGGCCATCAAGCGGGCCTTCATCGCCAAGTACCTCAGCACGGAGGACGGCACGGCCACCGTCAGGTCCAGCCTCGGCGAAGCCTCCCCGATCGAACCGGGCGCCGACCCGGACCAGAGGACGGAGGACAACACCCAGTCCGCCCTGCTGTGGGTGCTCAAACTCGGCTTCTACGACACCGAGGCCCAACGCCGGTCCCTCGTCGGCCACTTGGCGGACAACATCGGCAACGACGCGGCCTACAAGGCGGCCCACCCGGACAGCAGCCGGGTCAAGTACGCCGAGAACACACTGTCCGTGGGCTTCCTCGGCGTCAACATCCTCGCCCCGGTCCTCAGCGACGAGGGCCGCACCGACCTGGCGTACCAGCTCCTCCACCAGGACGCGATGCCGTCCTGGCTGTACTCGGTACGGAACGGCGCCACCACGGTCTGGGAGCGCTGGAACTCCTACTCCAGGGACGACGGCTTCGGCCCGGTCAGCATGAACTCCTTCAACCACTACGCCTACGGCGCCGTCATGGAGTGGATGTACGCCTACATGGCCGGCATCGCCCGCGATCCCGACCACCCCGGCTTCAAGCACTTCGTCCTCCAGCCCCACCTCGACCCCACGGGGCGGATCACCCAGGTCTCGGCGGCGTACGAGTCGCCCTACGGCCGGATCAAGAGCGAGTGGACGCTCGACGAGGGAGGCGCGGCCCTCTCGTACGACGTCCAGGTGCCCGCCAACAGCGAGGCCACCCTGCGCCTTCCGGCCGCCTCCGCCGACGCCGTCCGCGAGGCACGGACGCCGCTGGCCCAGGTCACCGGGGTGCGTTTCCTCGGACATGCCGACGGTGTGGCCTCGTACCGGCTGCCCTCGGGCTCGTACCGCCTCACCAGCAGGCTTCGCTGA
- a CDS encoding carboxylesterase/lipase family protein has translation MPGSKMTRRTMIGGALSVVAATSVPTPALARGAHRTDEAATRYGRVRGRREDGIVKFLGVPYATPPLGELRFKAPKPPRSWRGVRDAVDFPNPAFQVAGGEMGPNGNGRMPAPSEDCLYLNIWTPAADRGRRPVMFYNHGGGYMIGSGSATGQDGTHLAQLYDVVVVESNHRLGLLGYLFLGDLAEDDRYAANQGMLDILAALRWTGENIENFGGDPDNVMVWGESGGGAKTAAIHTMPDAAPLFHKASIESAAPLRFPTRAGATARAERTLELLGLTVADIPELHTTPAERLLAIQQSEAANGAPPWGDPGSLPGFGAFVDGTVIPRHPFADGAAPFSAGKPLMCGTCRDETVFFSLFGPPDIFRIDEAGLRRELGRTYQGAELDRVIDVFHRSRPDATPAQLYFAITTSPIWRDSIRIAEAKAAQQAAPVFMYQLAYKNPTLVPGTDFPLGSPHASDINLKFANTDKNLDSLLNADQSPGRLATARHMSGLWAGFAHRGRPVADGVPAWPAYTPQRRATMWLDAECRIVDDPDRAERLYWQRA, from the coding sequence ATGCCAGGCTCGAAGATGACCCGCAGGACGATGATCGGCGGAGCCCTGTCCGTCGTGGCCGCGACGAGCGTGCCGACGCCGGCCCTCGCGCGCGGTGCGCACCGGACGGACGAGGCGGCCACCCGTTACGGCAGGGTGCGCGGACGGCGTGAGGACGGCATCGTGAAGTTCCTCGGCGTGCCCTATGCCACGCCCCCGCTCGGGGAACTGAGGTTCAAGGCCCCGAAGCCGCCCCGGAGTTGGCGCGGTGTACGCGACGCGGTGGACTTCCCCAACCCGGCCTTCCAGGTGGCGGGCGGCGAAATGGGCCCGAACGGCAACGGCCGGATGCCCGCGCCTTCCGAGGACTGCCTCTACCTCAACATCTGGACGCCCGCCGCGGACCGCGGGCGGCGACCGGTGATGTTCTACAACCACGGCGGCGGCTACATGATCGGCTCCGGCTCCGCCACAGGGCAGGACGGCACCCATCTGGCGCAGCTCTACGACGTGGTGGTGGTCGAGTCCAACCACCGGCTCGGTCTGCTGGGCTACCTGTTCCTGGGAGATCTCGCCGAGGACGACCGGTACGCCGCCAACCAAGGAATGCTGGACATCCTCGCGGCGCTCCGCTGGACCGGGGAGAACATCGAGAACTTCGGGGGCGACCCCGACAACGTGATGGTCTGGGGCGAGAGCGGTGGCGGGGCCAAGACCGCGGCGATCCACACCATGCCGGACGCCGCGCCGCTCTTCCACAAGGCCTCGATCGAGAGCGCCGCGCCGCTGCGCTTCCCCACTCGCGCGGGCGCCACGGCGCGGGCCGAGCGCACGCTGGAGCTCCTGGGACTGACCGTGGCGGACATCCCCGAGCTGCACACGACACCCGCCGAGAGGCTGCTCGCGATCCAGCAGTCCGAGGCCGCGAACGGTGCTCCGCCCTGGGGCGACCCCGGTTCACTCCCGGGCTTCGGCGCCTTCGTCGACGGCACCGTCATCCCGCGCCATCCCTTCGCCGACGGTGCCGCCCCCTTCTCGGCGGGCAAGCCGCTGATGTGCGGCACATGCCGCGACGAGACGGTGTTCTTCAGCCTCTTCGGGCCGCCCGACATCTTCCGGATCGACGAGGCCGGGCTGCGCAGGGAACTGGGCCGCACGTATCAGGGCGCCGAACTCGACCGCGTCATCGACGTCTTCCACAGATCACGGCCCGACGCGACACCCGCGCAGCTCTACTTCGCCATCACCACCTCGCCGATCTGGCGCGACTCGATCAGGATCGCCGAGGCCAAGGCGGCGCAGCAGGCGGCTCCGGTGTTCATGTACCAGCTCGCCTACAAGAACCCGACCCTGGTGCCCGGCACGGACTTCCCCCTCGGCTCGCCGCACGCGTCGGACATCAACCTCAAGTTCGCCAACACCGACAAGAACCTCGACTCCCTCCTCAACGCGGATCAGTCGCCGGGCCGCCTCGCGACCGCGCGGCACATGAGCGGACTGTGGGCGGGCTTCGCTCACCGGGGACGTCCCGTCGCGGACGGGGTGCCGGCCTGGCCGGCCTATACGCCGCAGCGGCGCGCCACCATGTGGCTCGACGCCGAGTGCCGGATCGTCGACGATCCGGACAGGGCGGAGCGGTTGTACTGGCAGCGCGCTTGA
- a CDS encoding family 78 glycoside hydrolase catalytic domain, whose product MAEVSNGTPSRRRVVGTMAASAAGLALPLAPGLAAPNAYAQPQDSGGGTRVVGLAIDGREDRPLGVDDPAPRLSWRVVHAGDGWMQSAYQIRAARTEGDLDAGRLLWDSGKVRSAAQTDVAWRGPALGSRDRVVWRVRVWGAQGGPTPWSGSASWEMGLLRRADWGAARWIEHAGRTVDQPLPVFARAFRVDGRGGGVSRARLYLSGVGLQVARLNDRPVTDEVLAPGNSNYQLSVEYRAYDVTHLIRIGDNTLGVELGHGTALVTRSVTNSATGRGAPYSWWQSQFKGTGSLVEAAPRGATAVKVSSVANYHVGGTVNIDTGDGGARLESRTITAIDTAGTALTFQPALSCDHATGAAVSASGNSLASTDPSAGAAVTPRLIARLEVTKADGTVQTIVSDRSWKTALGPTTTANWYSGSDYDARREQPAWTAPGADLSATAERRDGTAMEWADAGLAPPPNLTTELVWRAAEPLKVVDRLRPVNVTQPQPGVWVFDFGQNFAGWPQLNLDGPVPAGTTVKLRPAESLSADGTVDQASVRGGGAARGTDIFAAYTAHGAARDETWHPLFHYFGMQWIQVTGLPEGYTPTRDTITGLQIHADVPTAGDVRTSDERINRIHRMSRHSIMSNVMSTFTDCPGREKLAYPADYLQPFASLHRTFGYAAYLRTMERHLAEGQSKAGDNIGNVALKAPVYDWGYTGRFGDEINWGDGIVLTPWFLYETYGDTQTMARHYPQMQAFLTYVRTKKAGTGQDAYLVDAALADWIASEQTSGRITGTWGYHQVADRMARMADLLGRTADAAEYRSLAANIKKAFNDAFYNSSLGRYTAQGAQGGTGATQAAQALALDEGLVPEGEREKVLDALVELVRAHQPYGGGPHFSGGTIGLAPIVRALHEGGRDDVLWDVLQEDTRPSYGYFMQPTTANPGGLTTVPEQWDMGNSKNHMILLQIEEWFHSGLAGIRRPRGGVGYRELLIDPRPVGTLTHVAGHYRTPYGEVSSEWTRTDGVFRLRVEVPPNTTAEIRVPTRGGKPEPTPDGARFERVDGDRAVYRVGSGTYVFIAREQR is encoded by the coding sequence ATGGCAGAGGTATCGAACGGCACGCCGAGCCGCAGACGGGTCGTCGGCACGATGGCGGCATCCGCCGCGGGACTGGCTCTTCCCCTGGCGCCCGGGCTCGCCGCGCCGAACGCGTACGCCCAGCCGCAGGACAGCGGCGGCGGGACCCGGGTCGTGGGGCTCGCGATCGACGGCCGGGAGGACCGGCCGCTCGGCGTCGACGACCCGGCGCCGCGCCTGAGTTGGCGGGTCGTCCACGCGGGCGACGGGTGGATGCAGAGCGCCTACCAGATCCGGGCGGCGCGCACGGAAGGGGACCTCGACGCGGGACGGCTGCTGTGGGACAGCGGCAAGGTCCGCTCCGCCGCACAGACCGACGTCGCGTGGCGGGGGCCCGCGCTCGGCTCACGGGACCGTGTCGTGTGGCGCGTGCGGGTATGGGGCGCGCAGGGCGGCCCGACCCCGTGGAGCGGCTCGGCCTCCTGGGAGATGGGGCTGCTACGGCGAGCCGACTGGGGTGCGGCACGCTGGATCGAGCACGCCGGACGCACTGTCGACCAGCCGCTGCCCGTGTTCGCCCGCGCCTTCCGCGTCGACGGCCGCGGAGGCGGCGTCAGCAGGGCCCGGCTGTATCTGTCCGGTGTCGGACTCCAGGTGGCCCGGCTCAACGACCGGCCTGTCACGGACGAGGTGCTCGCCCCGGGCAACTCCAACTACCAACTGTCCGTCGAGTACCGGGCGTACGACGTCACGCACCTCATCAGGATCGGCGACAACACCCTCGGCGTCGAACTGGGCCACGGCACCGCACTGGTGACCCGGTCCGTGACCAACAGCGCGACCGGGCGGGGCGCCCCGTACAGCTGGTGGCAGAGCCAGTTCAAGGGCACCGGCAGCCTGGTCGAGGCCGCCCCGCGGGGCGCCACCGCCGTCAAGGTGAGCAGCGTGGCCAACTACCACGTCGGCGGCACCGTCAACATCGACACCGGTGACGGGGGCGCGCGGCTGGAGTCACGGACGATCACGGCGATCGACACCGCGGGCACCGCCCTCACCTTCCAGCCGGCCCTCTCCTGCGACCACGCCACCGGCGCCGCGGTCTCCGCCTCGGGCAACTCGCTCGCGAGCACCGACCCCAGCGCCGGCGCAGCGGTCACCCCCCGCCTCATCGCCCGCCTTGAGGTCACCAAGGCCGACGGAACCGTCCAGACCATCGTCAGCGACCGCTCCTGGAAGACGGCCCTCGGCCCTACGACCACCGCCAACTGGTACTCCGGCTCCGACTACGACGCCCGACGCGAACAGCCCGCCTGGACCGCCCCCGGCGCCGACCTGAGCGCGACCGCCGAGCGCCGCGACGGCACGGCCATGGAATGGGCCGACGCCGGCCTCGCCCCGCCCCCCAACCTCACCACCGAGCTGGTGTGGCGGGCGGCCGAGCCCCTCAAGGTCGTCGACAGGCTGCGGCCGGTGAACGTCACCCAGCCCCAACCGGGCGTCTGGGTCTTCGACTTCGGACAGAACTTCGCCGGCTGGCCACAGCTGAACCTCGACGGCCCGGTACCCGCCGGAACCACCGTGAAGCTACGCCCCGCCGAGTCCCTGAGCGCGGACGGCACCGTCGACCAGGCATCCGTCCGAGGCGGCGGCGCGGCCCGCGGAACCGACATCTTCGCCGCCTACACCGCCCACGGCGCGGCCCGCGACGAGACCTGGCACCCGCTGTTCCACTACTTCGGCATGCAGTGGATCCAGGTCACCGGCCTGCCCGAGGGCTACACACCCACCCGTGACACGATCACCGGTCTTCAGATCCACGCCGACGTCCCGACCGCCGGCGACGTGCGCACCTCGGACGAGCGGATCAACCGCATCCACCGCATGTCCCGTCACTCGATCATGAGCAACGTCATGTCGACGTTCACCGACTGTCCGGGCCGCGAGAAGCTCGCCTACCCGGCCGACTACCTCCAGCCCTTCGCCTCACTGCACCGCACCTTCGGATACGCCGCCTATCTGCGCACCATGGAACGGCACTTGGCGGAGGGCCAGTCCAAGGCGGGCGACAACATCGGCAATGTCGCGCTCAAGGCGCCGGTCTACGACTGGGGTTACACGGGCCGCTTCGGTGACGAGATCAACTGGGGCGACGGCATCGTCCTGACGCCCTGGTTCCTGTACGAGACGTACGGCGACACGCAGACGATGGCCCGCCACTACCCCCAGATGCAGGCCTTCCTGACCTACGTCCGCACCAAGAAGGCGGGCACCGGCCAGGACGCCTACCTCGTGGACGCCGCCCTGGCCGACTGGATCGCGAGCGAGCAGACCTCCGGCCGTATCACCGGCACCTGGGGCTACCACCAGGTCGCCGACCGGATGGCCCGCATGGCCGACCTCCTCGGCCGCACGGCCGACGCCGCCGAGTACCGCAGCCTCGCCGCCAACATCAAGAAGGCCTTCAACGACGCCTTCTACAACAGCTCCCTCGGCCGCTACACCGCCCAGGGCGCCCAGGGCGGCACCGGAGCGACCCAAGCCGCACAGGCGCTGGCACTGGACGAGGGGCTGGTGCCGGAGGGCGAGCGGGAGAAGGTCCTGGACGCGCTGGTCGAGCTGGTCCGCGCCCATCAACCGTACGGCGGGGGACCGCACTTCAGTGGCGGCACCATCGGCCTGGCGCCCATCGTCAGAGCCCTCCACGAAGGCGGCCGTGACGACGTCCTGTGGGACGTACTCCAGGAGGACACCCGCCCGAGCTACGGCTACTTCATGCAGCCCACGACGGCCAACCCGGGCGGGCTGACGACCGTTCCCGAACAGTGGGACATGGGCAACTCCAAGAACCACATGATCCTCCTCCAGATCGAGGAGTGGTTCCACAGCGGCCTCGCCGGAATCCGCCGGCCCCGCGGGGGCGTGGGCTACCGCGAACTCCTCATCGACCCGCGGCCGGTGGGCACACTGACGCACGTCGCGGGCCACTACCGCACTCCCTACGGCGAGGTGTCGTCGGAGTGGACGCGCACGGACGGCGTCTTCCGCCTGCGGGTCGAGGTACCGCCCAACACGACGGCGGAGATCCGGGTACCGACGCGAGGAGGCAAACCCGAGCCGACGCCGGACGGGGCGAGGTTCGAACGCGTCGACGGCGACCGGGCCGTGTACCGGGTCGGTTCCGGCACGTACGTGTTCATCGCCCGCGAGCAGCGGTAA